The Jiangella sp. DSM 45060 genome contains the following window.
GAGCATCACCGCGCACCGGTTCGGCTCGCCCGACCCACTCGCCGCATCGGTGCTCGCCTCGGCGGCGTCCTGACGCCCTTTGCAATGAGCACCCATACGCATCGGTACCCGCCCCCGGCAGCCGTCCCGACGCCCCTCGCAATGAGCACCCATACGCATCGACGCCCGCCCCCGGCAGCCGTCCCGATGCCGCTCGCAATGAGCACCCATACGCATCGGTACCCGCCCCCGGCAGCCGTCCGGACGCCTTCGCAATGAGCACCCATACGCATCGGTACCCGCCCCCGGCAGCCGTCCCGACGCCCCTCGCAATGAGCACCCACCCGCCATCGATGCGTATGGGTGCTCATTGCAAAGGGGCCAGGTGAGCCTCGCGTCCTCCGTCCCGGCCGAGCCGGCCAGGCGTGACGCGGGCGGCTACGCTCGCGGGATGAGCTCGCGCAACGCCGACGTCCGGGCCGCCCTCGAGTTCCACGCGGCGACCCGCTACTGGCGCGGCGGCGACGGCATCGTCATGGGCACGCCGCCCGACGTCGAGAACGGCATCTGGGAGGAGGACCGGTCGCTCGAGCCGTACCCGTTCAAGGTGTACGAGACGCTGGAGCCGATCGCGATCCCCCGCGATGTCCCGCCGTCGCCGAGCGAGCTGCCCGCGCTGGCCGCGGTCTCGGCGACGGGCCGGGACGGAACCGGGGCGCCGGACCTGGCGCTGCTGGCCCGGATCGGGCGGCTGAGCAACGGGCTGCTGGACCGCACCGTCACCGTCCGCGGCACGACCATCACGTACCGGACGGCCGGCGGCACCGGCGCGCGCTACCACCTGGAGCTGTACTTCGCCTGCGCCGACCTGCCCGGTCTCGGCGCGGGCCTGTACCACTACGCGGCGCACGACCACAGCCTGCGCCGGGTGCGCTCCGGCGACGTCCGGTCCGCGCTGGGCGTCGAGGCCCCGGTCGTCCTGGCGGTGACCAGCACGTTCTGGCGCAACGCGTGGCGGTACAAGGCGCGCGCGTACCGGCACGCGTTCTGGGACGCGGGCACGTCGCTGTCGCAGGCACTGGCGGTCGCGGCGTCGGCCGGCGTCCCGGCCGAGTTGGTGCTGGGCTTCGCCGACCAGGAGGTCAACGCCGTCCTCGGCATCGACGGCGTGCGTGAGGCCACCGTCGCGCTGTGCGCGCTCGGCCACGGCGGGGCGCCCGCGCCGGAACTCGCGGCACTGCCGCCGCTGGACCTGCCGGTGCGGCCGGTGTCGCCGCGCGAGGTCGAGTTCCCCGCGATCCCGGCCATGCACCTGGCGTCGTCGCTGGACACCGCCGCCGAGGCGGCCGCCTGGCGGTCCCGCTCCGTCGACGCCGACCGGCCGGAACCGGCCGGCCCGCTCACCACGCTGGACCCGCTGCCCGACGACGCGCTGCCGCCCGAGCCGGTCGAAGAGGTGATCCTGCGCCGCCGGTCGACCCGCAACTACGACACGTCAGTGGAGCTGGGGTTCCGCGACTTCTCGACGCTGCTGGACCGCTCGTCGCGGGCATACGCCGCCGACGTCCGCCCGCCGCTGGACTGCTACCTCATCGTCAACGCCGTCGAGGGCCTGACCCCGGGCGTCTATCTGCACCACCCGGCGCGCGGCGCCGTCGAGCTGCTGCGGGCGGGCGACTTCCGCGCCGACGCCGCGCGCATCGCCGTCGGGCAGGAGTACTGCGCTAACGCGCACGTCAACGCCTACTGGCTGGCCGACCTCGGGCCGCTGCTGGCGGCGTACGGCAACCGCGGCTACCGCGCGGCCCAGCTGACCAGCGCGCTGCAGGCCGGGAAGCTGCACCTCGGCACGCACGCGCTGGGCCTGGGCGCCGTCGGCTCCACGTCGGCCGACGACGAGGTGGTGGAGTTCTTCTCGCCGCACGCGGCCGGCAAGTCCTACCTGTTCGTGACGGTGTTCGGCGTCAAGCGGCCGCGAACCGCTTCCCCGCGTCCGTGAGCACGTCGCGCAGGCCGCCGACGATCTCGTCGAGCACCGCGTGGTCGCTGATCAGCGGCGGCGCGATCTGCAGGACGGCGTCGCCGCGATCGTCGGCGCGGGCGATCAGCCCGGCCTCCAGCAGCCGCCCGGGCAGGTAACCGCGCAGCAGCGCGTCGCGCTCGGCCTGGTCGAACCGGCCGTTCGCGTCGTCCTTCACCAGCTCGATCGCCCAGAAGAAGCCCGCACCGCGGACGTCGCCGACGATCGGCAGGTCGAGCAGCTCGCCCAGGCGGTCGCGCAGGTACGGCTCCAGCGCGCGGACGTTCTCGAGGACGCCGTCGCGGGCGACGATGTCGATGGTGCGCAGCGCGACGGCGGCGCTGGCCGGGTGGCCGCCGAAGGTGATGCCGTGCCGGAACACCCGGCCGTCGAGGGGCTGCACCACACGGTCGGTGGCGAGGACGGCGCCCATCGGCAGGTAGGCGGCGGTGATGCCCTTGGCGAGCGTGACGAGGTCGGGGGTGACGCCCTCGCGCGCGCTGCCGAACCACTCGCCCAGCCGGCCGCAGCCGGTGATGACCTCGTCGGCGAGCAGCAGGATGCCGTAGCGGTCGGCGATCTCGCGCAGCCCGCGCCAGTAGCCGGGCGGCGGCGTCAGGCAGCCGCCGGCGTTCTGCACCGGCTCGGCGATGATCAGCGCCACCTCGTCCGGTCCGGCCGCGACGACGGCGGCCTCGACCTCGGCCAGCAGCCGGGCGCAGAACGCGGCCGGGTCGGCGCCGTCGGGCGCGCGGAACGCGTTGGTGTTCGACACGTGCGTGACGTCGATGGGTGGCTGGCCGAAGTCGTCCTTGAACCGCGCGACGCCGGTGAACGCCAGCGCGCCGAGCGTCACCCCGTGGTAGGCGATGTCGCGGGCGATGGCCTTGGTGCGCCGCGGCTGGCCGATGGCGAGGTAGTGCTCGCGGACCAGCTTCCACGCCGCCTCGACCGCCTCGGAGCCGCCGTTGGTGAAGAACGCGCGGGTCAGCCCGGGCGGCGCCAGGCCGGTGAGCCGCTCGGCCAGCTCGATGGCCGGCGGATGCGCCGTCGCCCAGTTCGTGTTGAACGGCAGCCGGGTCAGCTGCTCGGTGACGACCGCGCCCATCTCGGCGCCGTACGAGTAACCGAGCTGCGCGCAGAACAGGCTGGACAGCGCGTCGACGTAGCGGCGGCCGCGGGTGTCGAACACGTACGGCCCCTCGCCCCGCTCGAGCACCAGGAGATCGTCGAGCCGCTGCTTGGAGAAGTGCAGCAGCAGGTGGTCGGCAGCCGTGCGCTGCAGTTCGTCGAGTGTCATGTGACCTCACCGCCTCTGTGCTCAGTGTGGCGTACGCGGGTGACGAGGACGGCGGAGGCAGCGACACTCACCAGCGCGACGGCGAAGAGCGCGCGGTAGCCGTCGAAGAGGTGGATGACAGCGGCGGCCACCGGCGGTGCGATGGTCTGCGGCACGTTGACGGCGACGTTGAACAGCCCGAGGTCCTTGCCGGCGGCCGCTTCCCGATCCGGCAGCACGTCGATCGCCAGCGCGTTGCCGCAGGCCAGATACAGTCCGCCGGCCAGGCCCTGGACCGCCGCGAACACCACGACGGCCGCCGTCGTCGCCGAGGCCAGCGGCACCGCCAGCGCGACGCCGAGGATCGCGGCCGCCGCCACCAGGAACACCGTGCGCCGGCCGGAGCGGTCGCTCCACCAGCCGCCCACGGCGATGCCGACGACCGTCGTCGCGAACCCGAGCACCGTCAGCAGCCCGATCAGCCGGTTGGCGTCGCCGCGACCGAGCCCCACATAGTCCGTCAGGATGTACAGCTGGTAGGTCAGGATCAGCTGGTACCCGAGCACGAACAGCAGCCGCGACCCGAACACCCGGAGGAAGTCGGCGTGCTCGCGCGGGCGTCGCCAGAAGCCGCGGAGCAGCTCGGTCCGCCCGCTCCCCTGTTGGGTCGGCTGCGGCCGGTCGACCAGCACGAACACCGCAGCCGCCGCGACCACCGCGAGGCCCAGCACGGTGTAGGCGACCGGCCGGTGGTCGACCGCCAGCGGACCCGCGAACGCCGTCCCCGCCGCCGCCCCGGCCATGCCGCCGCCGGCCAGCACCGCCGACGCCCGGCCGCGGCGGGCCGGCGCGACCCGGTCGGCCAACGTCGCCGCCGCCGCGACGTCGGTGCCGTTGAGCGCGAACTGGATGACCACCCAGAACACGCAGATCCACGCGACCGAGCCGAGCCCGCCCAGCCCCAGCAGGAACCCGGCCGCCACGACGGCGCCGCCGAGCAGCCACGGCGCGCGCCGGCCCAGGCGGCTCCGCGTGCGATCGCTCAGCGCGCCGACCAGCGGCTGCGCCAGGATCGTGAACCCGAACGACACCGACGTGACGATGGCGAGGTTGGTGACCTTGCGGTCCGGGTCGATCGCCTCGACGTGATTCGGCAGCAGCACCGCCAGCAGCGCCGCGTAGTTGGCGACGACGGCGAACATGACCAGCGCCAGCGACGGCAGCAGCGCCCGGGCGGGGGCGGGCGTGGCGGCCTGCGCGGCCTGCGCGGCAGCCTGCGGTCGGGCGAGGGAGTCAGGCGCCACCACGTCGGCTCGTCTCGTCGGGGGTGCGGGGGTCCGGACGATCATGGACGCGGCGGTGCGCAGCCGCAACCCGAACCGGCGCCAGCCCGGTTGTCGGCGGCGCCGGTTGGCCGGCGCTGGCTGGCCTCGTTGGCCCGCGCTGCCTGGCCTCGGTGGCCGGCGCCGCTTGGCCTCGGTGGCCGGCACTGTCTGACCTCGGTGGGCCGGCGCCGAAATCGCGCGGCGTGGTACGTAGACCCCGCCCGGCCGGGAGGGCCATCCCACCCTACGGGCGGGCACCGACAACGCGCGCCGAGACCGACGTGGGCCGGCGTCAGCCGTCGGGGAGGAGGCCGAGGCGGCGGGCTCGCAGGAGGGCGGCGTCCCGGCCAGTCGCGCCGAGGACCGCGTACAGCGACCGCAGCTCCTCCTCCACCAGGCTGGGCGCCATGACCAGCGCGTACGAGATGGCGGCCGCGTCCTCGTGCCGGGTGAGCGCTCGCAGCACCGACCGCTGCCGCTCGGTCAGCGTCACCAGCTCCGCCCGCGCCGGGTACGCCGGCCGAGCCGACAGCACGGCCGGGTCCAACGCGATCCCGGACCGCTTCGCCAGCACGTCGCGCACCCCGTCGGGCAGCAGGGTGAACGAGCGCAGCGCGCCGGTCCGGGCGGCGAGCGCGGCGGCCCGGCCGAAGGAGTGGTCCGCGGTCCCCGGTGACCCGAGCGCCTCGGCCGCGGCGGCCTCGATCAGCAGCAGCTCGATCCGGTCCCGCGGCGT
Protein-coding sequences here:
- a CDS encoding aminotransferase class III-fold pyridoxal phosphate-dependent enzyme encodes the protein MTLDELQRTAADHLLLHFSKQRLDDLLVLERGEGPYVFDTRGRRYVDALSSLFCAQLGYSYGAEMGAVVTEQLTRLPFNTNWATAHPPAIELAERLTGLAPPGLTRAFFTNGGSEAVEAAWKLVREHYLAIGQPRRTKAIARDIAYHGVTLGALAFTGVARFKDDFGQPPIDVTHVSNTNAFRAPDGADPAAFCARLLAEVEAAVVAAGPDEVALIIAEPVQNAGGCLTPPPGYWRGLREIADRYGILLLADEVITGCGRLGEWFGSAREGVTPDLVTLAKGITAAYLPMGAVLATDRVVQPLDGRVFRHGITFGGHPASAAVALRTIDIVARDGVLENVRALEPYLRDRLGELLDLPIVGDVRGAGFFWAIELVKDDANGRFDQAERDALLRGYLPGRLLEAGLIARADDRGDAVLQIAPPLISDHAVLDEIVGGLRDVLTDAGKRFAAA
- a CDS encoding SagB/ThcOx family dehydrogenase — protein: MSSRNADVRAALEFHAATRYWRGGDGIVMGTPPDVENGIWEEDRSLEPYPFKVYETLEPIAIPRDVPPSPSELPALAAVSATGRDGTGAPDLALLARIGRLSNGLLDRTVTVRGTTITYRTAGGTGARYHLELYFACADLPGLGAGLYHYAAHDHSLRRVRSGDVRSALGVEAPVVLAVTSTFWRNAWRYKARAYRHAFWDAGTSLSQALAVAASAGVPAELVLGFADQEVNAVLGIDGVREATVALCALGHGGAPAPELAALPPLDLPVRPVSPREVEFPAIPAMHLASSLDTAAEAAAWRSRSVDADRPEPAGPLTTLDPLPDDALPPEPVEEVILRRRSTRNYDTSVELGFRDFSTLLDRSSRAYAADVRPPLDCYLIVNAVEGLTPGVYLHHPARGAVELLRAGDFRADAARIAVGQEYCANAHVNAYWLADLGPLLAAYGNRGYRAAQLTSALQAGKLHLGTHALGLGAVGSTSADDEVVEFFSPHAAGKSYLFVTVFGVKRPRTASPRP
- a CDS encoding MFS transporter; the protein is MVAPDSLARPQAAAQAAQAATPAPARALLPSLALVMFAVVANYAALLAVLLPNHVEAIDPDRKVTNLAIVTSVSFGFTILAQPLVGALSDRTRSRLGRRAPWLLGGAVVAAGFLLGLGGLGSVAWICVFWVVIQFALNGTDVAAAATLADRVAPARRGRASAVLAGGGMAGAAAGTAFAGPLAVDHRPVAYTVLGLAVVAAAAVFVLVDRPQPTQQGSGRTELLRGFWRRPREHADFLRVFGSRLLFVLGYQLILTYQLYILTDYVGLGRGDANRLIGLLTVLGFATTVVGIAVGGWWSDRSGRRTVFLVAAAAILGVALAVPLASATTAAVVVFAAVQGLAGGLYLACGNALAIDVLPDREAAAGKDLGLFNVAVNVPQTIAPPVAAAVIHLFDGYRALFAVALVSVAASAVLVTRVRHTEHRGGEVT